The stretch of DNA TCACGAGGTTTATGTCGAGCTCGCTCATGTAGAGAAATCCTCTGTCGCTTCGCATAAGAACGTAATCGTGGCTGAGCGCGAAGGTAAATCCCGCGGCGGAGGCGTGGCCGGTGACAGCGGCGATCGTCGGCATCGGGAGCGTGAGAAGGTCTTTTACAACGGATCGGAGCATGGTGTCAACGAGTATCATTCGGTCTCTTTGGGCCTGGGCTTGGGCCGGGATACGAGCCCAATCTAGATCGTAGCCATTGGAAAAGAATTTGCCGTGGGCGGTGGTGATGAGGGCGGAGGAGGTGGCGGAGCCGGCTGAAGTGGTGACCTCTTGGCGGATTCGGCTGAGGGCGGATTGGATGGCGGAGAGGAGGGTAGGGTTGAGGCGGTGCTGGTCGTCGCCGGTGAGTGTAAGGATGAAAATGTTGCCTCGTTTTTCTAAGGTGCACATTGTTTTTTTGGAAGCTACGTAACTACCTTACCCTTTAGCTTTGATCCTGTCAATATATATTGTTATGTTTCATTgtgtaaattaattttaaatttatgaagagttttattttgattgcctacatgattttattttaattttatttacgagtcttgttataataataataattatactcttaaaataaattgaatatcaGCCGCCAGTGATTCATACGGCTGACTTTAGAATTTGGACACCACTTCCTTTAGCCTAGGTTAGATAATTAGTAATTTAGTATAGCAGTCCAAGAATTTAGATTGaacactttaattttattaaatttttttaaatcaaaattttaatatacgtattagataaatatatttctaataaattttataaaataattcatccaaaaaatactaataaacaaattaatctcattcaaaatgataaaaagataaatttgttgATGGAAATAATTTCTGAGTATTTctagaaaatataaatttgttaGAAATCGACATATCTGATtaaaattctttgaaattaatttgaatatttaCTACAAGATAGATGGCATTTGTATTTGGCAATTTGATCGactctcaaaataaaatagcaATCCGGGTTTTAagaacaattataaaaaattccACCTCTATTAAGAACCCCAATAAAAAGGACTAAAAATGTAAGAAACAATGAGACACAGGAAAGCCCTTATACTTGTAAGACCCCAAGAATTGGCCCTTCTACTTTGAAGAGACGGAATTTCCAGCTCATTTAATCTCGGACCAACCATATTTTCGACCACATTCTATAATCAAGCCTCAATGAAATATTACTATATTAGAagctcaacaaaaaaaataaataaataaataacaccCCCAACACACACAatgtacaaaaaaatattaccaaaaccaaataaaaaatgaaacatATACAAATGCTAAAATCATATATAGTTGTTAAGCCTTCCTAAACCAAATTTAGAGGAGAAACCAAGTTTAAAGAAAGCCATTTAAATACACACACATAGTGCTCCTCATATGAAAAAGGAACAAACCCAAAACCAAATTTACCATCCCATCAATGTTCTTCTCACTTTGTCCACAATCTGGCTTCTTGCTTTGCTGCTCGTCAATGGAAAATCACGGCTTTCGTCTAACAAAAACCGGTAGACTTCCCACTGGCGTTCTTGTGTCGAATGTCTCACAATTTCAGCCTACAATAAGATTTTCCCGAAAGAGAAATACTTAAGAGAATGTTTGAATATAAGATATAATTTACAAAAGGATACTATGACATGTGATCCATGTAATCAATCCCATTAGGTAGGATAAGACTTTGTTGTTATGGTTTTACTTAGGAATTGCAACAAAACTTATTCAAAggatttctaaaaattttcatgACAAGCTTTAGATTGAAAATCTCACCGAGAAAATCATTACTCCCAACGCTTTTAAAGTGAGCGTAACATCATAGAATACTCGCGGCCTTCCCTTTCCAGACAGCTCTACTGGATTTGCAACCAGTAGTTCTGTGTCTGGTCCACGGTTCACTATGATTACCCGCAATGGATGAAGCATCTCTTCTTTTAAGCAAGAACATAGAGTTTTCTGACTTTCAGGATCTATGATCTttttgccatctttttgctGGACCAGTAAGTCAATGCTTCGGAAGCCTTTTGCGGTTGAAGAGAATCGACCATGAGCAACCTGATCCAAAAAGGAAGAACAAgtataaataatcaaatttcaaacaagACTTCATGTAACTAGACATCTGGTGGTAAATGGTAAGCGGAAAATGCATGCAAGTATGTTGAACCAAATTCATTCGAGTTATTTATATTTCCTTAGCATTATGGAATATTTGTTTTGAATCATTTAATGGTAACTCAAAAGAAGATACCTTAATATCAGAGTCCTTAGAAATCCTCATAATGTCATAACACAATCCCTTCTGATCAACACACTCTATCTGAAGCAAGGTATGAGCCGGGCTCAGTGAATTATCCACCATAACAGTCGGCTTCTTCAATGGTGCCATATCTTGGCTGAGAGGATGCAAAGAGCCCTTGTCTAATAGCTCCGAACTAAATAATTCTTCGGCAAATGCTGGAGGAAGAGAAGAGATCCCTTGAAGCTGTCCGTATTCAGGCCCGGCCAACTGAAGTTCAGTGGAGATACATCTGTCTCCTAGAGCATCCTTCAGAAACTCGCATACGTAATCTTGTCTCTTTTTTGTGTGAAGCAACTCCCTGATTTTTCACATAAGATACATAAATTACAACTTTTACCTACCAAACAAAAATGCAGCAGTGGACACAAGATGCACGAAAACTTTTATTATTTACGACAACCATTacaagaattgaattaaaacattaatttatatatagcaCATGCAAAAACTACGACGGCAGAGCAATGAATCGGTGACGATCAACATGCATGTATGTAATTTGTGACATTGTAATTTTTCTTATCACAAAAGTCAAAGATAAATTAACAGCTCCTGTTGAAAACTTCTAAGCAAAATTCATAGTCATGAAGGGCAGAAAAAATTGCAGAAACTATTGAACAGATTTGAACTAATCCAAAGAACTTGAGAGCAAAAAATCactaaaatcaaaatatgttaaaGCTAGCCTAGGACTGAATCATCTTATGTTGTTTGTCAATTCCAAATAAAGTACTAAATCAAGATCTTCAATCATATGCAagatattcaaaataaaatcttatgAACATGAATCTTATACTCACATTCCATCATTGATAAAGAACATGTCCAAAGCCCTGCCATCTGGGGTTGGCATCACTTTGACTCTCTGAATAAGAAGTTCAAGGTTGCATAGGATTTCATTGATATCTGCAAGTAGCAAACAACAGTGTCAAAATATGTTTTTGCATGAGGAGCAAAAAAGACAGACCAAAAGCAGTGCTAACATCACTAGTTAATAGTTACCATGTAGTAATCCTTTCTGATCAATTAACCAAACCTTCAACAAGTAAATGGGCGGCGGCGAAGGACTAGTAGTAAGCTGTTGATTCAAGTGATAGGTCAACAAGCACGAAGGGCAAGCCGAAAGGAGCCTTGTCTTCAAGCTTCCCCAATCTACTGTGAGTGATGATGGATTTGGAACAACCCAAAACACTATGTAGCACCACCTTCCATCCGTTGAAATATCTACATCACCATCCAAATACAATTCACATGATGAAAAAAAGCTCCAAATAACCCAAAAGAATTAACCAATTCCAACGTTCCAAACACAGGAATATGCGGCTGCAGAGTCTCCCATTTTCATaacaaaacagaaagaaaagctTTTTCCAGCAAAAGCCGCCATTCGGAAAAATGGGTCATCATCAaagatcaaaattttcaattaaaacatgaaaaaatgtaaatttaaatTAACCAAACATTAGCAAGCACGAACAAAaatctgaagaaaaaaaaaaacaaaattgagtccaaaatggataaaattctgattttttttataggaaAAATTTCTTAGTTACCAGCTTTTTTGATACGGAGACCAAACTCAAGGGTGATTCTACAGAGATCACAACCGAGGCCAGCCTTGTCGGGGCAATTGACGGTGACGACGGTGGGGTCATTTTTGTCTTTTCCATGCTGGATTACAACGACGTCATCCCAAGGTATTCCCATGGCGGCTGAAGATATGAAGCCTCTCCTTTACGAGAGGGTTTCGAGAAGGTTCAGCGCTGCACCACCGTATGCAAGAGCATCGCCGGAGCTGACAATGGTGGCTCCAACGAATGATGTTTGTGTTGGTTGGTTggtcagagagagagagaaaatataGGACAGGACAACTATGAAATGCAACACACATTAATGAACGAATTTATCGgtgttttctctctcttctgttaaatatttttagccGACACTGTTCTGaggattctttttttttttaaataaatatcatatttgtatgtaattttttgaaatatttagaTTATagtttgttataaaaaaaatgttaaatgaataaatatttcgtttataaataagataaaaaaatatttttatttatctcatCGTTGAAAATAAAGCCAGAGGATGAGAGAGAATGAATTTGGATATTGGAAAAAAAATGGGtgtttataatatattttagattGATTGTTACATTCCAACGAGAtatgagaaaaaaattgtaaacaTTTTGTGTGGAAACCAATTACGTAAAATGCAATTTTAGTTTATCTTATGTTAagtaaaatactatttattataggagattgcgtctttattattacgattATCTTAATActtataaatatctttttatattatatcattcTAACAACTTGAATatacaaaaatcttttttttactattcttttattttttctaacgTGGTATTAGAATTATAGTATCTTtttttaggagaatatgttattttttttctattgaaaTTAccgtattttttatatttttctttcgtGTCATTTTTTTTTGCCAATATTTTGATACTTTCTCACCTCACCAATTAGCTCATAAAttcactatttatttattctcaaaaaaaattatatttttttttattactttcgAATAGTTTGTTGTCTTTTCGTATTTTATAACTTTTCAACAATTTTTCAgcattttacaatttttttaatagtttttcgATAGTTGGTAATCACAAGAGTATCAACcatcaaaaaattattgaaaagatgACAAAATGCCAAAAATCTGCTGAAAAAATggtaaaatatcaaaaaattgttaaaagtaataaagtataaaaaataataaattatcaaaaggtgacaaaaaatatataatttttctataaaaatagataaatagtaGGGTAAAAAACCCAAATAAGCCAAGGGGAGCTCCAAATTACCCAAATCAGCCAAATCAGAAATCAACACATGAATCCACCAGGAcgaattattatataattcgaatcaataagattcgaattacattctcatgtaattcgaattgatataattcgaattactaggaaGGAAACAAAACTaagtaattcgaattgatatgTTTCGAATTACAAGGAAGGAAACAAAAGAGAGTAATTCGAAACAACTTGTTTCGAATTACACTTAACTAATTCGAATTTAGTTAATTCGAATTAGTATGGTAGCGTGTGATACATCATAATTCGAAACAAATTGtttcgaattatatatatatagtgcgaGCCGGAGCTGTATATATATCCTGTGAACTCATGATGCTCTCAACAAAGAGGGGAGATGGCTAGTGCGGAGAGTTTCCTAGTGCTGGTACATTACAGAGGGTCGATTAAGAGAAAAACTCGGTCCGGCGTGAAGTTCACTGATAAAGATCCCCTATGTATTATCGTGACGCCAACAACCACCTACGATGCTCTTGTTAGCTCTGTGCTGGAGAAGCTTGGTCTCGAAGGAGTTAAAAGGGTAAAGAAATTTTTCTACCGCATTCCAACAGCGGTGCTCCATGACACCGTGAAGTTCGATTGTTCCACAATCGGTAGTGACGAGGACTTGCAGGTTATGTTTCTTTGTCGTAGGCAGTTTTCCGAGGTAAGGACACCAGAGTTGTTGGCAAAGTTGGTTGATGTGGTTTCCAGCTCGGGTGGTTCGAACCGGAATGCCAATACTATAGCCGCGGTTGCCGGCTCGAGCTCGAGACCTGCTGTTGCTTCATCCTCTGCTCCTGTGAATGAGCCACCGATGCAGCCTGTTGCGTCCCCTTCGTTTGCCGTTGACTTGAGCGGCAATGTTGGAGACGAGGTTCGGTATGGGGAACATATTCCCACCGAGGTACATTGTCCCACACCGGCTGGTGTTAGTGATGGTTTGTTTGATGATCCAGATGACGATGACGTGGAGCCGGATATGATCGCTGATGAAAGCGGCGATGATGTTGGAACTACTGTTCCGAGAAGGGCTACAGGTGGATCTAGTTCCGGCACACAGCAGTATCCACCCCATTTTTCGTCGTTGGACCTGGATGCCATGCGGCAGGACGAAAATGCTCTACAGCCCTCAGGATTTGGCGCTAGAGATACCGAGGGGTCTGCCGGTATGAACGAATTCCAAGTTGGCCAACAATTTCAAGATAAAGATGAGGCGCTGTTGAGTGTGAAGACGTACAGTATCCGTCGAGGGGTCCAGTACAAGGTCGTAGAGTCTGACTACCGCAGGTATGTGGGAAAGTGTTCTGAGTTTGGGAATGGGTGCACTTGGCTGATTCGGTTGAGTCTCCGATAGCGGAAGGGTATCTGGGAAGTGAAGCGATACAACGGACCGCATACATGTCTCGCCAGCTCCATCTCCAACGACCATAGGAGTCTGGACTACCATGTGATATCCACCTTCATTATGCCGATGGTTAGGGTTGATGCAGCTGTGAACATCAAGGTGCTTCAAAATGCCACGGCCGCACACTTTGGGTTCAGGCCAACGTACAGGAGGGTATGAACCCGTCCGGCAATGTAAAGGTGGAAGTCTGTCAGGCAACCACTAACGTAATCTCCGTCAACTGGCAACCCCAGCTGGTATGCGACGTCCTAAAGCGTGATGGTGCACTCTCCAAACGGCATGTGGAATGTGTGCGTCTCAGGCCGCCACCTCTCGACGAATGCGCTGACTAGGGGCTCGTCTAGTCGGAACCATCTGTCGTTCAGTCTCGCAAGATGGTACAATCTggccatctgcaagtacggaACGTACCTCTCATCAAGACGCATCCCCTGCTGCCGCCTAACGCTGGATATGCAACGACGAGGCTGGCCAGTACATAACCCGCATAATTAGAACAGATGCAGAAACCACTAACATATTCAATATATTTCATATGGAACCAGAAAATAAATCGTGAAGGGTAAAAGATATATGAAACAAACGACCAACATTTTATACACAAACCGCTCACTCAAACCACGTGCAAATAACATTAACAAAAACATATGCATTTTCACATTTATCATAAACCACTACCCTAAACCACTAACCATCACTAAAGCAACTATCCAAAACCATTAACACAAACCGCTTACAAAAAACAATTTCAAATACCACTAACAAAAACCATTGACCTAAACCGCTTGCTTAAACCGCTAACACTAAAATAAATCGCTataaaaaaccattaacaaaaaccactaGCCTACACCACTATCCTAAACCGCTATCCTAAACCACTCACAGTAACATAAACAATTatcaaaaaccattaacaaatacCGTTATCATAAACCGCTTTCATAAGCCACTAACCTCGTCGTTGATCACACCGGCGATATGCGCAACTCCATCCAAACGATAAAGCCTTCCCGGATCGTCCCCCATCGACAAAAAAAGCCGTTCTCCTCTTACTCGTACCGGACGTGGGTCTTTTTCTCTGGGATGGTTGGAGAATGAGAAAGTGATTCGAATGAACTTGGTTCGAACTCCTTTTATAGCCGAAACCCTTGTAATTCGAAttaacttgattcgaattactatgcGAACCAAATTTTCacctaattcgaatcaactagaTTCGAACCCCTCTAAAGTGCAAACctcctagtaattcgaattaactAAACTCGAATTACCTAAGTACAATTCGAAACGAGTTGTTTCGAATTACTACGTGGTCTTGCATGTGTATAAATCGAGGcatatcaattcgaattacattaACTCGTTGCATGCACATAATTCGAATtatatcaattcgaattacttgAGAGTATAATTCGAATCttgttgattcgaattatataataattcgTCCTGGTGGATTCAGGTATGGATTTTTGATTTGGCTAATTTGGGTAATTTCCAACTCTCCTAGGTTTATTTGGATTTTTTACCCTAAATAGTAAATGAATTAATCAATAAgataagaaaaacataaaaagattgacaaaaaaataatacaaaaaaaaacaaataaaaagtatgTAATTTCATCAAAAGAATTAACCtgtctttttcaataaaaaatatcatgacttttattcaattatacatgttatatatatagtataaccTAAACCCGACCCGACTCCGATCTAACTCGTCTAAGATATCGCACAACTAAAAATCCGTCCTGAACAAATAAAGATGGAGCGAGTATCTATGAGTTTGGAtagtattattattcttaaacgACTGTTCAATCAACTAAAGTTGGTTAAATAAAAAGAGTAATTTGATCATGATCTTTGGTATTCATTGGATAAATTTAACCACTTGCACACCTCTGCTTTTGTTGGCGAATTTTATTGGTGGAGTGAAGATTTGGCACTTGGTGGGGACGACAGACACTGGTTGATACTTGATACAATGGGTCCAAAAACCTTTCATGTCATATATCAAATCTCATGGACCTACTTTATATGTGGGCCCACGTTTTCATTTCTATACGAtgttgatatttattttttatttataatttatttttataaacctTTTGATCGAACCATGTGCGGTGGATGGTGCATCATATGAGTCAAAGACGAAAGTGTAATCAAATGAAATCACCACGTGActcattttaatttctatctAGTTATTGTCTTAATTAGTGAGTAacaactaattaaaattaaaatagttc from Arachis duranensis cultivar V14167 chromosome 4, aradu.V14167.gnm2.J7QH, whole genome shotgun sequence encodes:
- the LOC107486964 gene encoding enoyl-CoA delta isomerase 1, peroxisomal, whose translation is MCTLEKRGNIFILTLTGDDQHRLNPTLLSAIQSALSRIRQEVTTSAGSATSSALITTAHGKFFSNGYDLDWARIPAQAQAQRDRMILVDTMLRSVVKDLLTLPMPTIAAVTGHASAAGFTFALSHDYVLMRSDRGFLYMSELDINLVIPRWFVAIVNAKVGSPAARREVVMKAAKLTAKDAVRLGVVESAHGSAAETLEAAVELGQGLVKRGWDGHVYASNRKNFLSDLIRCVEDTSENNDIKTGSRL
- the LOC107486828 gene encoding uncharacterized protein LOC107486828 — encoded protein: MASAESFLVLVHYRGSIKRKTRSGVKFTDKDPLCIIVTPTTTYDALVSSVLEKLGLEGVKRVKKFFYRIPTAVLHDTVKFDCSTIGSDEDLQVMFLCRRQFSEVRTPELLAKLVDVVSSSGGSNRNANTIAAVAGSSSRPAVASSSAPVNEPPMQPVASPSFAVDLSGNVGDEVRYGEHIPTEVHCPTPAGVSDGLFDDPDDDDVEPDMIADESGDDVGTTVPRRATGGSSSGTQQYPPHFSSLDLDAMRQDENALQPSGFGARDTEGSAGMNEFQVGQQFQDKDEALLSVKTYSIRRGVQYKVVESDYRRVDAAVNIKVLQNATAAHFGFRPTYRRV
- the LOC107486959 gene encoding ACT domain-containing protein ACR9; translation: MGIPWDDVVVIQHGKDKNDPTVVTVNCPDKAGLGCDLCRITLEFGLRIKKADISTDGRWCYIVFWVVPNPSSLTVDWGSLKTRLLSACPSCLLTYHLNQQLTTSPSPPPIYLLKVWLIDQKGLLHDINEILCNLELLIQRVKVMPTPDGRALDMFFINDGMELLHTKKRQDYVCEFLKDALGDRCISTELQLAGPEYGQLQGISSLPPAFAEELFSSELLDKGSLHPLSQDMAPLKKPTVMVDNSLSPAHTLLQIECVDQKGLCYDIMRISKDSDIKVAHGRFSSTAKGFRSIDLLVQQKDGKKIIDPESQKTLCSCLKEEMLHPLRVIIVNRGPDTELLVANPVELSGKGRPRVFYDVTLTLKALGVMIFSAEIVRHSTQERQWEVYRFLLDESRDFPLTSSKARSQIVDKVRRTLMGW